Genomic window (Mus caroli chromosome 14, CAROLI_EIJ_v1.1, whole genome shotgun sequence):
AGTTTCACACTAAGCTCAAGAttggcctgggctacagagcaggaCTCTATCTATAAAGGAGTTGTGGGTCTCaccggagagatggctgagcagtgaAAAGCACTTACTGGtttgcagaggatctaggttaACTTCCTACATGGCAGCCTACAACTACCTCTAAACccaattctaggggatccaatgccctcttatgacctccatgggcatcacacacacatactgcacatacatacattccggcacacacacatacataggaataaataaatctatttcttAAATTGTTTAACAAAAAGGTAAAAAGATTGTACGTGTAAAAATTCCCACAAATGTCAGTGGTTTTAACTGGTTGGTTGTTTTTCCTGCTTAGAAAATATCAGGccaaggctgggcatggtgggcatGGTGGGCATGGtgggtcacacctttaatctcagtactagggaggcagagacatgtggtcagcctggtctacaaagggagttcctggacagccagggctgttaaacagagaaacctgtctcaaaaacaaacaaacaacaacaaaaaaaaaaaaccatgcaaacaaacaaaaacaagaatatgagagagagagggtgagggggggcgtggagagagagagacttcaggCCAGTTGGCATTTGACAAAGCTTTGCTGGATTCAGCTGACTTAACTACTTAACTATCTATAAAATGGGTTAGAGTCTGATTAACATGTCCATTCTAGGGCTTAGGCTGAAATGAAGGCTGAAGGCTGAAGGCTGAAGGCTGAAGGGTAGGAGCTACCACAGGGGTGATGTCATGGCGTTATCAGAAAGcaatgggaggcagagtcaggtagatttctgagttcgaggccagcctcgtctacagagtgagttcgaggacagccagggctacacagagaaaccctgtctccaaaaacaaaacaaaacaaaacaaaaaaaaaaaaaaggaaagcaatgtAAACCAATCATACTAATGCATTTTGAGCTTTTGCTCACATTCTTTCCTCTGACCAAAGCAAGTCACACAGACACTAATTCaacaagcagagagagacagatctgtcagttcaaggccagtctggtctatagagttagtTCCATAACTGcataatgagactttgtctcaaactaCGCTCTTTGAAATAACTGttatagaaataaattattctcTGTAGCATTTGAACCTCTTGTAAGCTTGTATCTCTctcatttaaaagaaagactgaaagaaaggaatTAGCCCATTAATTATTTCAAATACATGGTGCAACTGTTCCTATGAATTAAGCCAAGACACTTGGAAGGCGATTGCACTCTGTGTTAATAACACTGCCAGGCTTTTCCAGTGTGCTGCACTCCAAAGAGTACTGCGTTTTCATTGACAACGTTCAtcattacatatgcatatggaaaaCAGGCATTTTCATCAGAATTACTGTAATAGCATTAAGAGATTATTATTTTTCCCAGTTTCCTTGGAAGAACATTCACTAAATCTGATTATTTATTACTTGACTGCTCCTCTATCCACCCTGTACATTTAGGTATCTAGAATCCTTAAAAATACAAACTTCAGAAGAAAACCACGATTTTATACATTAATGATCTCAAATAAAAGAGGAGTGCTATGTTCGTGCATCACTTCTTCCGAGAAAGTTAAGTCTGCGTTCTGCTTTGGAGAGATAacactttttgtccctgtaggTGGCCCCCTGGTGTAGCCATTAGTTGCTAATTACttgcaaacaaataaacaattaaCTCCTTAAGCCGCTGGCTGGGCAAGTGTTCATTGACTTGCTAAAACTTTCTAAAACAGGATTTTAATTAGTGACTTTGGAAACCCAGCCCCCTAGTCAGCAAAGCTACAAGGTGAACTGCTGGAAGATCCCAGCTCTGCACACGTGGGGCAGGAGCCCTCCGGCGCTGTACGACCCAGAAGAGAATGTCTCCCAGCCTTCGGGAAGGTGCTCAGCTCCGGGAAAGCAAGCCCGCGCCCTGCTCCTTCTCAATTGAGAGCATTTTaggactggaccagaaaaaagaTTGTACAACATCAGTAAGACCCCACAGACCCTGGACAGACACCTGCGGCGACTCAGGTATGCTGCAACTCAACTTCTAAATTCATCTGCGTTTTTAGTTTGTCCTTTATTTCATGCAGTATAGGATTAGAAACCACGTTCGCATTCTGTTCTGTATATATAAAAGGTCTCCAACAGGGTCGGAAGGGAATAGAGTGCCTGCCCTGGGTGGTTCACTCCCAGAGAGAAATAGCATTTGTTTCAGAAGACcctctgtgtacatgtgtcaCATCAGGCATTCTAAATCTCTCTTCACTGAAAAATGAATGGTAGAGTTCAAAATGTATGTTCTCTATCAccaaggcttctctctctctctctctctctctctctctctttctctctttctctctttctctctctctctctctctctctctctctctctccctctctccctccctccccctcccttccccccctctatcctctttttttttggggggggggagaatgggGGAGACAATTCTTTTGTGAAACCCTGAAGAATTCCTAGGGAATTCCCTAGGAAAATTCAAAGCAAGTTACTAAAATGACTTTTTTCCAGAACTTTGTGGAGCATAGGCAATATAAGATGGACCTTCTTCTTCTGATTTTAGAGAAAGATGGCACCCCACCCCTACATGCCCCAGATCTTCCCAGTGAGACTTCATTTCCTTGTCCAGTGGATCACCCAAGGCCAGAAGAAAGGGCTCcgaaatatgaaaattatttttcagcctCAGAAACCCGCTCATTGAAAAGAGAATTGAGTTGGTACCGAGGACGAAGGCCAAGAACTGCTTTCACCCAGAACCAGGTGAGAAGATTTTTCAGCCAATAGTGACAACACAAAGGTTGTGACAGAAGCCAGACACTCTGGGGTCCTAGTGTAGAAGTGGCATTAGTGAAAGGGTGGACTCATAGTTTAACAGTCTCTGGGCAACcaattgttttaaaatgcatttagaTTAAAGGCCCAAATTTAAGTGCATTTTTTCATCTGAAAGCCCAATTTTGGTGACATATAAAATAATGTCACTTTAAAGAATTCCTTCCTTATTCTAGGTCGAAGTATTGGAAAATGTCTTTAGAGTGAACTGCTACCCTGGCATTGACATCAGAGAGGACCTAGCTCAAAAGCTGAACCTAGAGGAAGACAGAATCCAGGTAGGGTGCAAACACAGTTGTTACCAGTGATGATAAATAGTGTGGTAATGTGTCTGAgaactgttttattttcccttcattCTAGATTTGGTTCCAAAATCGCCGAGCAAAGGTGAAAAGGTCCCGTAGAGAATCACAGTTTCTAATGGCAAAAAAACCCTTCAACCCAGATCTTCTGAAATAGGTAGAAAATTACACATGTTGGCTTCTCTTCCAGTTGTATAGTACACAAGAAATCAATGGAAATTCCAAGTACTTAAAATGTTACCGTTCTCTCCTGTATCTAATCTAGATATTGTCATTCTTCTGAAAATATTGCAAATAATTATGATTCTAGAACAGTACATTTATAGTTATAATGAAAACACCtttcctatatatttttaataaaaattttcagaaatgACCGGTATTTTAATATACATTCTTCTTTGAAACCTTCACAGGTGTATACAGCCTATTTTAGTCATATTTATCCGTTCCTCCGCTAACACGTCCCAGATTCACCCCATTCTCCCTCCTAACCTCAACAATAGTTGTTTACAAGTGAGTAAAGTTGATCTAATAAGTTACTATGTGTATTAAAATCTCTAagctcagccgggcagtggtggtgtgcacgcctttaatcccagcacttgggaggcagaggcaagcggatttctgagttcaaggccagcctggtctacagagtgagttccaggacagccagggctacatagagaaaccctgtctcagaaaaaaaaaaaaagaaagaaagaaagaaagaaagaaagaaagaaagaaagaaagaaagaaaagaaatcactaaGTTCATAACTGATTCCACAGGTTGGTTACAACTTACAAAGTATTTCAAAatatagtagtagtaatagtaataataataggtTTAATTTACTtccattagtttttttttccaggttgcttttgaaatgtaattatACACACCTATATTATACAATGAGTTATTTGTGAATCTTCTGCTGATTTCTGGCCATGTGTTCAAACAAATCTACAGCACACCAAtttcaagttgtttttcttttaaagtcattaCAACAAAGTACAGGCATAAGAGTACAGGCATAAGACCATCAGCTCTCATATCCCCACCACTGTATTGCACTGCCAAAAGGACTTGAGCTGCAGGGCTGGTGTCATGGATCAGAAGGTTAAGGTACTTGCTGCCGAGCCTGGTGACCCAGGTTTCATTAGTCCCCCAGATCCCACATGGCTGAGAGAGAGAATCAACACTGAAAAATCTCGACATGTGTGTCAtgaacattcatgcacacatgcacatgtacacacacacacacacacacacacacgtctgcacacacacacatacgaataAATAAGTGTATCTTTAACattttgtaaaaatgaataaattagcaaataaatgcaatttttcaAATAGATTTCAAATTCATTTAATATGGCCTTTTTTGGTGTTTTATGTGATAGTGATCATctagtttgtttctgttttcagctTAAGGATTCCAATCAACTATATACTTCAGTATCAGGCTACTAGTGTCTTTGCATGTGctcaaatacatatatgtatgtatgtatacatatatatagtatatatatatatatatgtgcatgtatacatacatgcaaaacttatatatatgtatatgcttagcTATACTTATATAATACTTACATATAAGTATTATATATGCCTACATAGACTAATTGTTAATATTAATACTTATTAATAAgtttaagtatttttatatataagtatattatatattatataaacataaatcttatgtacttatatatgcaaaaacatatatgtgtataggtatgtatataactatatatttcaGTACCATGGTACTGTCTTTTTGCATGTGTTCTGACACAGCTACTGGAAATAATAAGGTACGTCCTGTGGGACAAACCATAGCTATTCCCTGAGATTAGAACAAGGAACTATGAGGCAGAAAGGGAGTCCTctcctctgaaaaacaaaacaaacaacagccgCAGAACCCCAGGTGTTCATTTTCTAGTTAATGAAAAAATCTAATTGAgtagggtttgtttggctttgaaAGGTGAGTCTGAATGCTCTAATTCTGTGAGTGGCCGCCAGATTTCACTTTCCTCCGCCTGTATTGCGTTTTGCCTTCTCTTTTTTATCTCTCCCAATCCTTTACCCATCCTATTTCCCTGTGAATACCAGAGTGACAGTTTTGACTGGATTATCAACTCTATTACCACTACACATTTTTTCCTGGgatatttatttgtattgattGATTGGAAGACAATTTGACTCAGAACTTTAGGAAATAATCTACTGCCAGCGCATTGTGTCAGAGAGCTCTGTTTTTCAGGAGTCAGTCAGCAATACACTCCTTATTCTTTTGAGCTATTGCCAagacaaggaaggaggagaaagggatagGTGAGCAGAGCTGTCTGTCACTAGGAAGGCCAGGGGGTCAAAGTGCTTCTGAACAAGATGGGCCACTCGTGCCAGCATAAGGAGTTACTGCCAGGAGTAAGTAGTTGGAGCAGTCCTTGTGATGCACATCAGCCAACATTGCTCCACTAGCAGCTTTCTTTGCTCCCCTGGAACCCCATGAAAATGTTGGGTTTGATGGTTGGAAGCTAACAGGCCAGAAGGCAGGGGCAGCGTGTCATGGGACATAAgtaagcatttcttttctttagcaaTACTGCTAAGGTAGAGGCCGCCTCAAGTCTTATCCTTCAGAAAGAACCACAGTTAAATACTTTATAGATCTTAAATATCATAAAAGAGTTGGCTTTTTGTTGGTCGCAATATTGTTTATTCAGTTATGGCCACAATTTGCATTACCTTGCAGTGTCAGCGTTACTGCTCGCTATGCTTCATGTCTGCTTAGTTTACAGAATCTTAAGTCTTAGACAAAATAAGAAACTGCTTTTGAATATTCATATCTGAGCATTTTTGTAGTGTTTCTCATACATTTTGACTTCAAACCCAAACTCCAGTTTGTAATTAAACCAAACTCATAGAGAGGGCAAGGGTCTGTAAAAAATTTCACAatctaaaaggaaatgaaatagtTTCACAAACATTAAACGACAATTaacaatctttaaaaagcaagcatAAAAGCTGACGTGTCTGCAAAGTCTGATGAGGCAAGAAGCAGCTTTGGTACTGGCTTACCTCTGCATGCCCCGGCCCAGTGCCGTGTGTATAACTGACTTCTGGGCCCTAAGTCTCAGAAAAccttataattaaaataagttaTGTATAACGGATGGCACTTTGTTTTTGAAGCTGAAGTAACAACACAGTGGCGCAATAATTACAAATGTAGAATGATGTAATTAGCGCTGAGCTCAGTAGCAGAGCACTCACCTAGCACGaatgagttcaatacccagcactaCAGAAAAGGAGTTACACTGTGATTGAAATAAACAATATGTGGATgtcagaaaaaatttaaatagtttgTAATGTTGAAAATactgctaggtgtggtggtggtgttggtggtgcatggctttaatcccagcactcaggatgtagaggaagaaggatctctgtgagtaccaGGCCAGTCTACAGAAAGTTCCAAGACAGGCAGTATTATACACAGAAACAGTGTatcaaaaagaaagggaggaaggaagaaagaaggaaggaagaaaagaaggaagaaagagaaatgaagaaaatgtatgtgATGCATAACCAtttaattttagatattagtAATAATATCTGTTTTATTATGATTCTTATGAGACCAATTTATATCATATGAAAATAGTCAAGAAGCAGGATAAAACACCAAGCTCGCCACTGTATTTCTGAGTTTCTCAGAAACCTGAAAGGTAATGGCTGGTTTCGTTATAATGAGTCAGTAacacttttgaaattaaaattgcTAAAATCTGTAAAGAGTGTAATAACATTCAGCGGGGCAACTGGAAGTTAACTTTGAGGGGGTTAAAACAAGCGAAATGCAAAGCTAGGGTAGAATTCTCTTTCCCTAGAGAGCCAGGCCCTAATCCACAGCTTATCTCCGTGGCTGGTAATTCCAGGCCTTTGTCTCCAGGAAAGCTCGGGACAAGGTGAACAGTAGTAGCCAATCAAGCTAATGCAGTCAGGCTAATACCTGCAGCGTCTCTATTATCTAACCTCCACCCAAATGAAGTTATTTGGTCTCTTGTAATGGTATTTGTCCCTCCTAAAGCCAGCTAGACAAAGCCTGTCGGGAAAGAGTTCTGGCGGGAACAATGGCTGTGTGTGCTGGTGGTCAGCGTCGGGGTTAATCAGTGTAAATAGCAGCTTTCTTCGCTTGCATCTtatcacacatcacacaaatgGCATAAACCGCCCACTACCAAACCCGGTGCACAGTACCAACCAGGAACTCCGAAACGGGGAGGGTGAGCTAGTCTGTGATGTGAAATCCAACTCGCGGAGATAAGCAGTGACTTGCCAATTCCGTTCTCCCAGCCTCAAACTAGACAAAACTTGGCTTAGCCTAGTATTAGTTTTCTGTCTCCTGTTGTACACTCACAGGGCAGTGTCAGCAACTCCTGGAGTCACAGAGACACCCAACTCAGTGAGGGTCACCCCTTTTCAGTTTCTTATTTTTTCAGTCTCTCCCTTCAATGCTAATGGGCCTTAGCAGACCCAACGAGCTTTACTAAATGAGTCCCACAAATGAAAGAACTCTGCAAACTAAATAGTTTATTGTTATCATCTGTCTGTTGTAAAATCCCTAACACTCAGGAACCAAACCAGTCCCTCTGCTCTCTAGTCTCCTCGGATGGCTGAGGGGACCATCTGCTTTAACTGACATTTACAAGGTAACTTCAGCAGATTAAAGAACAATACAGGGGCTGGAACGCAGGACCTTCaggactgctctcctgaaggtcctgcgttcaaatcccagcaaccacatggtgcctcacaaccatctctaatgggatctgatgccctcttctggggtgtctgaagacagctacagtgtactcacatataataaataaatctttaaaataaataaataaataaataaatcaaaaagaaaggaaggaagggaggaaggaggaaaggaaaaatgacaaTTCAGGTTATGTCCTGTTTGCCACATTAGAAACTAACAAATAGGGATGGGGTGGGacctggagaggtagctcagttgataaagtgcctGCCACAGCCAGTGCAGGAGCCAGTACCGAGGGGCCTGTCTATAAGCCTGTTGCTAATTGGGGTTTGAGTAGGGGCTGAAACAGGAAgaagatccctgaagctcactggccagccagcctagctgaattggtGACCTCCAGGTTTGGCAAGGTGAAAGGGCAGGCAGTTTGGCTCTCTGGATAGAGGTACCTACCACCAAaccagacaacctgagtttgatccctggagacacacatggtagaaaggagggctctgacctccacacaagcacCATGGAGTGAACATACTGGCAGCACATATgcgcactggtgtgtgtgtgtgtgtgtgtgtgtgtgtgtgtgtgtgtgtgtgaacccgCAGACACTCAGTAAAGAACAATTGAGAAATGAAATGATTGTGGCCTCCACAAACCCATGTACATGCAACATtacacacacaggtgtacactAAGCTAGCAGATAGCCATGGCTATGAGCCTGGCTCCTTCTGCCAAACCCCTGCTCAGCCACAGACATGGAGTTCCATCAGCACTGCAGTGACTCTGCTGAATGGTGGGATCTCGTGGCGATGTGGACCAGGTTATATGTGGTAAACTCGTGGGGGCCATACTTTCCTCTTTACTTCTGGTGCTTGCTTGCCTTTTAATTTTATGGCCACCCCAATTCAAATGTGAAACCTAATCAATTGCAGTGTGATGGCATTCAATGGTGGAGCCTTTGGGAGGTGGATAAACAGCGA
Coding sequences:
- the Hesx1 gene encoding homeobox expressed in ES cells 1 translates to MSPSLREGAQLRESKPAPCSFSIESILGLDQKKDCTTSVRPHRPWTDTCGDSEKDGTPPLHAPDLPSETSFPCPVDHPRPEERAPKYENYFSASETRSLKRELSWYRGRRPRTAFTQNQVEVLENVFRVNCYPGIDIREDLAQKLNLEEDRIQIWFQNRRAKVKRSRRESQFLMAKKPFNPDLLK